A portion of the Cytophagia bacterium CHB2 genome contains these proteins:
- a CDS encoding ROK family protein codes for MKTVRTDANTNSPLYLGLNLQASFIQAGLGDGFQLLLADLGQPLEHGDNAQDILPVLCSIWKSAQMVAGDLASRIHAVGLAAPAAVHPAQGHLTLTTENNPMWEGLAVAEWLQKELGAPAIVASETIATAVAELKIGAVRGAHDAPAVGLA; via the coding sequence ATGAAAACAGTTCGCACGGACGCAAACACAAATTCTCCGCTTTATCTCGGCCTCAATCTGCAAGCCTCATTCATTCAAGCCGGTTTAGGCGACGGTTTTCAACTATTACTCGCCGATCTCGGCCAGCCTCTCGAACACGGAGACAACGCCCAGGATATTTTGCCAGTTTTGTGCAGCATTTGGAAAAGTGCGCAAATGGTTGCCGGTGATTTGGCAAGCCGGATTCATGCCGTCGGGCTTGCGGCGCCGGCGGCTGTGCATCCTGCGCAAGGGCATCTCACATTAACTACCGAAAACAATCCGATGTGGGAGGGCCTGGCCGTGGCGGAATGGCTGCAAAAAGAATTGGGTGCACCGGCTATCGTGGCGTCCGAAACAATTGCAACGGCTGTTGCGGAATTGAAAATCGGCGCAGTGCGGGGCGCGCACGACGCGCCCGCCGTAGGCCTGGCCGA